From the genome of Miscanthus floridulus cultivar M001 chromosome 10, ASM1932011v1, whole genome shotgun sequence, one region includes:
- the LOC136484740 gene encoding disease resistance protein RGA5-like, whose protein sequence is MAEVMASAAATSVMGSVIGKLAAMLTEKYKLAKDVERGIRFLHEELSSMDAVLRMLSEKDDDQIDPRAKDWRSKVRELSYDIEDCIDRSMLNHSQGGSKANFVRKAMRKVKTLFKDGGIADEIRELKSLVSEQSERGKRYYHINQCLTASAQPVLLDPRAPALFQEASDLVGIDAPREEIIRLLKCEEKQHKVVSIYGIGGQGKTTLAMEVYHKITEAFDCRAFVSVSQTPDMKRLLREILSQISKSDFDRSDRLETDHQLIRTLRECLKDKRYFILIDDIWNESAWNDVLCALPRNENGSRIITTTRSKAVANKCCTGIAAQMYEAKPLSDEDSQRLFFTRLFFSGDDCHPDLRKVSDDILKKCCGLPLAIISIAGLLANRSKTVEVWSNVLRSIAAAVDKDSPIDKMKRILLLSYFDLPHHLKSCLLYLSVFPEDYSIDCRQLILLWVAEGLIPGQDRETMEQRGRSYLNELINRSLVQPTKVGADGTTVKQCRVHDVILEFIVSKAVEDNFVTIWNGNGFSKNYSSNKIRRLSIQKDISARAEEIAKTIKNAAHIRSINIFGFNSVLVHKHASEFLNSQVLRVLNIESPFDGCNLGHVKSFGQLKYLRAGHQFVGVPKFPEDIAKLQHLETLDLRKSGLENLPASIMLLQKLVRLFVRDSMHLPDEIRNLQALEELSMINLGIQSVEFIQGLGDLTYLKVLEIDWPCSELRDMKDHKEACISTLSRLFRRLRELRVRGRDPDATCSFMALCVPTVPPLQRLLLDTHNLNRVGPQISSLVNLSRLYILVCGEAGKEGINILASLPMLLSLTVNLFFDEDGDSSILYARHAISRQGFQRLVKFNFRCWREAALEFEPGAMPKLQRLKLHLVARCQFKFGEGGLVLGLQNLGLGLKHVAVDIYCCAAVADEVEALEDDIWGAAAVHPNRPTLQVERNYYQGLMAQGCSRRLSDHATVGA, encoded by the exons ATGGCGGAAGTGATGGCGAGCGCCGCCGCCACCAGTGTGATGGGCTCAGTCATCGGCAAGCTGGCCGCCATGCTCACCGAGAAGTACAAGCTCGCCAAAGACGTCGAGCGCGGGATCCGCTTCCTGCATGAGGAGCTGAGCAGCATGGATGCTGTTCTGCGGATGCTCTCGGAGAAGGACGACGACCAGATCGATCCACGCGCCAAGGACTGGAGGAGCAAGGTACGTGAGCTGTCCTACGACATTGAGGATTGCATCGACCGTTCCATGCTCAACCACAGCCAGGGAGGTTCCAAAGCCAACTTTGTGCGCAAGGCCATGCGAAAGGTGAAGACACTGTTCAAGGACGGAGGAATAGCAGACGAGATCCGAGAACTGAAGAGCCTCGTCAGCGAGCAGAGCGAGCGGGGGAAACGCTACTATCACATCAATCAGTGTCTCACCGCCTCAGCACAGCCGGTGCTCTTAGATCCTCGAGCACCTGCACTCTTTCAGGAGGCCAGCGATCTTGTGGGAATTGATGCTCCTCGTGAGGAGATCATCAGGTTATTGAAATGTGAAGAGAAGCAGCACAAAGTGGTGTCTATCTATGGGATCGGTGGACAGGGGAAGACCACCCTCGCCATGGAGGTGTACCACAAAATTACTGAAGCATTTGATTGCCGGGCTTTCGTGTCTGTATCACAAACTCCAGACATGAAGAGACTTCTGAGAGAGATATTGTCTCAAATAAGCAAGAGCGATTTTGACCGGTCAGACAGGTTGGAGACAGATCATCAGCTGATACGCACACTGAGGGAATGCTTAAAGGACAAAAG GTATTTCATCCTGATTGATGATATCTGGAATGAATCAGCATGGAATGATGTACTATGTGCCTTACCTCGCAATGAAAATGGAAGCAGAATTATTACTACAACACGCAGTAAAGCAGTAGCCAACAAATGCTGTACTGGTATTGCCGCACAAATGTATGAAGCCAAGCCACTTAGTGATGAGGACTCTCAGAGATTATTCTTTACGAGGCTATTTTTCTCCGGTGATGATTGTCACCCAGATTTGAGAAAAGTATCCGATGATATTTTGAAGAAATGTTGCGGCTTACCATTAGCCATAATCAGTATAGCTGGTTTATTAGCAAACAGAAGCAAAACAGTGGAAGTCTGGAGCAATGTATTGAGATCTATTGCTGCTGCAGTTGACAAAGATTCTCCCATTGATAAGATGAAAAGAATTCTGCTGCTGAGTTACTTTGACCTTCCTCACCATCTAAAGAGCTGTTTGCTATATCTCAGTGTGTTTCCAGAGGATTATTCCATTGATTGCCGCCAGTTGATATTGCTATGGGTAGCCGAAGGACTGATTCCTGGACAAGATAGAGAAACTATGGAGCAGCGTGGGAGAAGTTACTTGAATGAGCTGATCAATAGAAGCTTGGTCCAGCCAACCAAGGTTGGGGCAGATGGCACAACTGTGAAACAGTGCAGAGTTCATGATGTCATACTTGAGTTCATTGTGTCAAAGGCTGTAGAGGACAACTTTGTTACCATATGGAATGGTAATGGTTTTTCTAAAAATTATTCTTCGAACAAGATTCGCCGTTTATCCATCCAGAAAGACATTTCTGCCCGGGCGGAAGAGATTGCCAAGACAATAAAAAATGCAGCTCATATTCGATCAATTAATATCTTTGGTTTTAATTCAGTGCTGGTCCATAAGCATGCCTCTGAGTTCTTAAACAGCCAAGTCTTGCGAGTGCTGAATATAGAAAGTCCGTTTGATGGATGCAATCTTGGACATGTCAAAAGTTTTGGTCAATTGAAGTACTTGAGGGCAGGCCATCAATTTGTCGGGGTCCCCAAGTTTCCAGAAGATATAGCAAAGCTGCAACATCTAGAGACACTAGATTTGAGAAAGTCCGGTCTTGAAAACCTACCGGCAAGTATTATGCTGTTGCAGAAGCTGGTGCGTCTTTTTGTCCGTGACTCAATGCACCTGCCCGATGAAATCAGAAATCTGCAAGCGTTGGAAGAGCTATCAATGATCAATTTGGGTATTCAATCTGTAGAGTTTATCCAAGGACTCGGTGATCTGACCTATCTGAAAGTACTTGAAATTGATTGGCCATGCTCTGAATTACGTGATATGAAGGATCACAAGGAAGCTTGTATCTCAACGCTCTCCAGGTTGTTCAGGCGCCTGCGAGAACTACGCGTGCGGGGGAGAGATCCTGATGCCACATGTTCATTCATGGCTTTGTGTGTCCCTACTGTACCACCACTTCAAAGGCTTCTTCTTGATACACATAACTTAAATAGGGTGGGCCCTCAAATCAGCTCACTGGTCAACTTGTCTCGCCTCTACATTCTTGTCTGTGGTGAAGCAGGCAAGGAAGGAATAAATATCCTAGCAAGTTTACCCATGCTGCTCTCTCTTACTGTTAACTTATTCTTTGACGAAGATGGAGATTCAAGCATCCTCTACGCAAGGCATGCAATCAGCAGACAAGGATTCCAGCGTTTGGTCAAGTTTAATTTCCGCTGTTGGCGCGAGGCGGCATTGGAGTTTGAGCCGGGAGCCATGCCAAAGCTCCAAAGGCTCAAGCTGCATCTGGTGGCACGGTGCCAGTTCAAGTTTGGGGAAGGTGGCCTCGTCCTCGGGCTGCAGAATCTGGGACTCGGCCTCAAACATGTGGCTGTCGATATTTACTGCTGTGCTGCTGTTGCCGACGAGGTGGAGGCTTTGGAGGATGACATCTGGGGCGCAGCAGCAGTCCATCCCAACCGTCCCACACTCCAGGTCGAAAGAAATTATTATCAAGGTCTCATGGCCCAGGGGTGCAGCAGGCGTCTATCCGACCATGCCACAGTAGGAGCCTAA